In one Candidatus Nanopelagicus limnes genomic region, the following are encoded:
- the msrA gene encoding peptide-methionine (S)-S-oxide reductase MsrA has protein sequence MSQTAYFATGCFWGAERRFWNLAGVTQTSVGYMGGNKPDPTYKEVCTGTTNHAEMVEVIFEPEIISYQRLLAEFWVMHDPTSLNQQGGDIGTQYRSSIFTTTPEQMQQALASKEIYQNELTKNGMDKIVTEILPASGITYWLAEDYHQRYLEKNPNGYDCHSSTGVAFPTALASKNG, from the coding sequence ATGAGCCAGACCGCATATTTTGCAACCGGATGTTTTTGGGGAGCAGAGCGAAGATTTTGGAATTTAGCTGGCGTAACTCAAACTTCAGTTGGATATATGGGCGGAAATAAGCCAGATCCAACTTACAAAGAGGTTTGTACTGGTACTACAAATCATGCTGAAATGGTTGAGGTAATTTTTGAACCAGAGATTATTTCGTACCAAAGATTGTTAGCAGAATTTTGGGTTATGCATGATCCAACATCATTAAATCAACAAGGCGGAGATATCGGAACCCAATATCGATCATCAATCTTTACCACCACACCAGAACAGATGCAGCAAGCCTTAGCAAGTAAAGAAATCTATCAAAATGAATTAACTAAAAATGGCATGGATAAAATTGTGACTGAAATTTTGCCAGCAAGTGGAATTACATATTGGCTTGCAGAGGATTACCATCAGAGATATCTAGAAAAGAATCCAAATGGTTATGACTGCCACTCTTCAACTGGAGTAGCTTTTCCAACAGCATTGGCGAGTAAAAATGGATGA